In Paroedura picta isolate Pp20150507F chromosome 12, Ppicta_v3.0, whole genome shotgun sequence, one DNA window encodes the following:
- the RGS3 gene encoding regulator of G-protein signaling 3 isoform X6 — protein MPFFRDPAKPQPVEFHAEILLAPPPRGLRFGVSLQRRHTMKEAKDMKNRLGIFRRRNESPGGHPQSKLDKVPKSLKPTLEEALKWGESLEKLLQHKYGLAAFRAFLRTEFSEENLEFWLSCEDYKKIKSQSKMTSKAKKIFAEYIAIQSCKEVNLDSYTREHTKENMQNITRSCFDLAQRRIYGLMEKDSYPRFLRSELYLELINQKKPSPVL, from the exons ATGCCCTTCTTTCGGGACCCGGCCAAGCCGCAGCCCGTCGAGTTCCACGCCGAGATCTTGCTGGCGCCGCCGCCCCGGGGGCTTCGCTTCGGCGTCAGCCTGCAGCGGCGGCACACGATGAAAGA GGCCAAAGATATGAAGAACCGTTTGGGCATCTTCCGGCGGCGGAACGAATCTCCTGGAGGACACCCCCAAAGCAAACTGGACAAAGTCCCGAAGTCGCTGAA GCCAACTCTGGAAGAAGCCCTCAAATGGGGAGAGTCTTTGGAAAAGCTGCTTCAACATAAAT ATGGTTTGGCGGCCTTTCGTGCCTTCTTGCGCACTGAGTTCAGCGAGGAGAATTTGGAGTTCTGGCTTTCGTGCGAGGACTACAAGAAGATCAAATCCCAGTCCAAAATGACATCGAAAGCCAAGAAGATCTTTGCGGAGTACATTGCTATTCAATCTTGCAAAGAG GTTAACCTGGACTCCTATACTCGGGAGCACACCAAAGAAAACATGCAAAACATCACCCGAAGCTGTTTCGATCTTGCCCAGAGGCGTATCTACGGGCTGATGGAGAAGGACTCTTATCCCCGTTTCCTGCGCTCAGAGCTGTACTTGGAACTCATTAATCAGAAGAAGCCCAGCCCTGTGTTGTAG
- the RGS3 gene encoding regulator of G-protein signaling 3 isoform X7, producing MYPAVRGVSEWYLARAKDMKNRLGIFRRRNESPGGHPQSKLDKVPKSLKPTLEEALKWGESLEKLLQHKYGLAAFRAFLRTEFSEENLEFWLSCEDYKKIKSQSKMTSKAKKIFAEYIAIQSCKEVNLDSYTREHTKENMQNITRSCFDLAQRRIYGLMEKDSYPRFLRSELYLELINQKKPSPVL from the exons ATGTATCCCGCTGTCCGGGGCGTTTCGGAGTGGTACTTGGCCAG GGCCAAAGATATGAAGAACCGTTTGGGCATCTTCCGGCGGCGGAACGAATCTCCTGGAGGACACCCCCAAAGCAAACTGGACAAAGTCCCGAAGTCGCTGAA GCCAACTCTGGAAGAAGCCCTCAAATGGGGAGAGTCTTTGGAAAAGCTGCTTCAACATAAAT ATGGTTTGGCGGCCTTTCGTGCCTTCTTGCGCACTGAGTTCAGCGAGGAGAATTTGGAGTTCTGGCTTTCGTGCGAGGACTACAAGAAGATCAAATCCCAGTCCAAAATGACATCGAAAGCCAAGAAGATCTTTGCGGAGTACATTGCTATTCAATCTTGCAAAGAG GTTAACCTGGACTCCTATACTCGGGAGCACACCAAAGAAAACATGCAAAACATCACCCGAAGCTGTTTCGATCTTGCCCAGAGGCGTATCTACGGGCTGATGGAGAAGGACTCTTATCCCCGTTTCCTGCGCTCAGAGCTGTACTTGGAACTCATTAATCAGAAGAAGCCCAGCCCTGTGTTGTAG